In the genome of Paenibacillus sp. FSL R5-0766, one region contains:
- a CDS encoding phosphotransferase — MQNIDSGSLHPSEQQRISEVLALYGFTSDWEGERGKGGMNNSTYMLHVDGTNYVMRQYETHNDPMKIAFEHKVLAALQRSNFKLDTPSPVRRLSGEGGTFLSVKDTLTGHTKIVTLFHYREGVNPIWHTPDQLIGLGKAAGALSSVMATLDIPLEPVYPPYYRIQDAYPLCSQERLLQLCTSPPEQLAACTNELKQLREALPDLFEALRGMEHLPHQLVHGDVNASNVLVDQQDGGICAILDFEFATWDLRVMELAVPMSDLLTMDKSEDWMWQAQEGLIRGFREQVSLKPEELLAIPRLILLRSLDVVMHFISRMFEGTDEPEVAVEQIVKLKQRIDWMRLHEERLREILVY, encoded by the coding sequence GTGCAAAACATCGATTCCGGTTCCCTCCATCCTTCAGAGCAGCAGCGTATATCCGAAGTGTTGGCCTTATATGGTTTTACATCGGATTGGGAAGGCGAGCGTGGAAAGGGTGGGATGAATAATTCTACTTACATGCTCCATGTAGACGGGACTAATTACGTCATGAGACAATATGAAACACATAATGATCCGATGAAAATCGCCTTTGAACACAAGGTGCTGGCAGCCCTCCAACGTTCGAACTTCAAGCTTGATACACCTTCACCTGTAAGGCGGTTATCTGGTGAGGGAGGTACATTCCTTTCTGTAAAAGATACCCTCACTGGTCATACCAAAATCGTGACTCTGTTTCATTATAGGGAAGGTGTCAATCCCATCTGGCACACACCAGATCAATTGATAGGGCTCGGTAAAGCGGCGGGGGCCCTGTCTTCTGTTATGGCTACGCTGGATATACCACTTGAACCTGTGTATCCACCATACTATCGAATTCAGGATGCGTATCCGCTCTGTTCACAAGAACGATTATTACAGTTATGCACATCGCCGCCGGAGCAATTGGCCGCATGTACAAATGAGTTGAAGCAACTGAGAGAGGCGCTGCCAGATCTGTTTGAAGCCCTGCGGGGTATGGAACATCTGCCGCATCAATTGGTTCATGGGGACGTGAATGCCTCGAATGTATTGGTAGATCAGCAGGATGGTGGAATCTGTGCCATTTTGGATTTTGAATTTGCGACATGGGATTTGCGGGTAATGGAGCTGGCTGTTCCGATGTCTGACCTCCTTACCATGGACAAGAGTGAAGATTGGATGTGGCAGGCACAGGAGGGACTGATCAGGGGATTTCGGGAACAGGTCAGCCTGAAACCGGAAGAGTTGCTGGCTATACCTCGATTGATTTTACTGCGTAGTCTGGATGTGGTCATGCATTTCATCAGTCGGATGTTCGAGGGTACAGATGAGCCGGAAGTGGCTGTGGAGCAGATTGTGAAGCTGAAACAGCGGATCGACTGGATGCGTCTTCATGAAGAACGACTGCGTGAGATATTGGTGTATTAA
- a CDS encoding ATP-binding protein, producing the protein MSNESGEIQRLRRTIEQLSDQMIRSKEQEERTLSEFSDMNNELVTLQRLLAKNNKSLEAARQQAVDAGDSKNAFIAGISHDFRTPLNGILGMAEMLKLSPLSEEQENSVSVIQDAAKLLLKLIQDLLDLSKLEAGQMRLELGEVDLQETINYIIRLLEPQVRKNGNQLSIDCDPRISTLLVGDSTRITQILINLIQNANKFTSEGTVRIRVTLMKDDEITQMIRFEVEDTGIGISEEDQSQLFQPYMQTERGRSSEYGGTGLGLSICMSLVTLMEGQIGVESQEGEGSTFWFELTLGKKDGNQSANPSVASTQEHQGQNIDDEALSVSVLLADDNVINRQLVILQLKKLGITQVDAVVNGEEAIAAFLSKKYSLILMDYMMPLMDGLEATRKIRSIEMDEMRHTTPIIAMTGNVMQEEKDKCMEAGMNDFIGKPFTLEILSKMIQKWQQSSEPTEVLNMGIVREIAELNTDGDRTLLGILLDMYCTETPGKIEVLRRHIVSGDHVAATEVAHDLKSGSLSLGIRYLSTLFARIEQFAKEGQSRKAEPLLDALLPAYQAACASLQRVSKD; encoded by the coding sequence ATGTCTAATGAGAGCGGAGAGATACAGAGGCTACGCAGAACGATTGAGCAGTTATCGGATCAGATGATCCGGAGTAAAGAGCAAGAGGAACGGACACTCTCGGAATTCTCGGATATGAATAATGAACTGGTGACACTCCAGCGTCTGCTTGCGAAGAACAATAAAAGTCTTGAAGCTGCACGTCAGCAAGCAGTAGATGCGGGTGATTCAAAAAACGCATTTATTGCAGGCATCAGTCATGATTTTCGCACGCCATTAAATGGAATATTGGGGATGGCTGAGATGCTTAAGTTGTCCCCCTTGTCTGAAGAACAGGAGAATTCCGTTTCCGTTATACAAGATGCTGCCAAACTGCTGCTTAAGCTGATTCAGGATCTTCTGGATCTGTCCAAACTTGAGGCGGGTCAGATGCGACTTGAACTGGGGGAAGTGGATCTGCAAGAGACGATAAACTATATTATTCGTTTGCTCGAACCCCAAGTCAGAAAGAACGGAAATCAGTTATCGATAGACTGTGACCCCAGAATCTCTACTCTTCTTGTAGGGGATTCAACGAGGATTACACAGATACTGATCAATCTAATTCAGAATGCGAACAAATTCACATCAGAAGGTACGGTGCGGATAAGAGTCACCCTTATGAAAGATGATGAGATTACACAAATGATCCGCTTTGAAGTGGAAGACACGGGGATTGGTATCTCGGAAGAAGATCAGAGCCAGTTATTTCAACCCTACATGCAGACTGAACGAGGACGCTCAAGTGAGTATGGAGGAACGGGCCTTGGGTTATCGATCTGCATGTCGCTTGTTACACTGATGGAAGGTCAGATTGGAGTAGAAAGTCAGGAGGGCGAAGGATCAACATTCTGGTTCGAACTTACACTTGGTAAGAAAGACGGTAACCAGTCCGCTAACCCGTCTGTTGCTTCCACTCAAGAGCATCAGGGACAGAATATAGATGATGAAGCTCTTTCTGTATCTGTATTGCTGGCCGATGATAATGTCATCAACCGGCAGCTTGTTATATTGCAGCTCAAAAAACTGGGAATAACCCAAGTGGACGCTGTAGTGAATGGGGAAGAGGCAATAGCTGCCTTTCTCAGCAAAAAATACAGTTTGATTCTCATGGACTATATGATGCCATTGATGGACGGTTTGGAGGCAACACGCAAAATCCGCTCGATAGAAATGGATGAAATGCGCCATACCACACCCATTATTGCAATGACAGGTAATGTCATGCAGGAAGAGAAAGACAAGTGTATGGAAGCCGGGATGAATGACTTTATTGGCAAACCCTTCACGCTGGAAATTCTGAGTAAGATGATCCAGAAGTGGCAGCAATCCTCCGAACCGACCGAGGTACTAAATATGGGCATCGTACGTGAGATTGCGGAATTAAACACCGATGGCGATCGTACACTCCTCGGTATATTGTTGGACATGTATTGTACCGAAACACCCGGCAAGATTGAGGTGCTGCGCAGACATATTGTGTCGGGCGACCATGTTGCTGCAACCGAGGTAGCCCATGATCTGAAATCAGGGAGTCTGAGTCTGGGGATTCGTTATTTATCAACTTTGTTTGCCCGGATAGAGCAGTTCGCGAAGGAAGGTCAATCACGGAAAGCAGAACCTTTGCTGGATGCTTTGTTACCCGCCTATCAAGCAGCATGTGCGTCACTGCAACGAGTAAGTAAAGATTGA
- a CDS encoding alpha/beta hydrolase — MLFYVLAALVLIVLALLWTGGLYFFKTAIRRTPKTFLVDNPNLMPEPDNEIISSASDLKWLDAQPTEEISLQSHDGLKLYGTWLGSNKGSDQTVILAHGYSGRGREMAGFARFYAEKHGYNVLMPDDRGHGQSEGDIIGFGWLDRKDYVQWTNWVLEKVGTQGEILLHGISMGGATVLMTGGEVLPTQVKAIVSDCAYTSVEEELTFQLKQLYKLPAFPFIPVTSLISRWKAGYSFREASALKQLAKVNVPVLFIHGEADTFVPTEMVYRLYEACPTKKELLTVPRAGHGTAFQVDRTGYEAALESFMKKNLSPAFN, encoded by the coding sequence ATGTTATTCTACGTACTTGCAGCACTGGTACTGATCGTTCTTGCTCTTCTGTGGACAGGTGGGCTTTATTTTTTCAAAACCGCCATTCGCCGTACGCCAAAAACATTTTTGGTGGATAATCCGAATCTGATGCCTGAACCGGACAATGAAATCATTAGCAGTGCTTCTGACCTGAAGTGGCTGGATGCTCAGCCTACAGAAGAGATATCTCTTCAATCACATGATGGATTAAAACTGTATGGTACATGGCTCGGTTCCAATAAAGGGTCGGATCAGACGGTTATTCTGGCACATGGTTATTCGGGGAGAGGCAGAGAAATGGCTGGATTTGCCCGGTTTTATGCGGAAAAGCACGGTTATAACGTACTCATGCCAGATGATCGGGGTCATGGACAGAGTGAAGGTGATATCATCGGTTTTGGTTGGTTAGATCGGAAGGATTATGTCCAGTGGACCAACTGGGTGCTTGAAAAAGTGGGTACACAAGGGGAAATCCTATTGCACGGCATATCCATGGGAGGAGCAACCGTACTGATGACAGGTGGTGAAGTCCTGCCGACTCAGGTTAAAGCGATTGTCTCTGATTGTGCGTATACATCCGTGGAAGAAGAACTGACGTTCCAGTTAAAGCAATTATACAAGCTACCTGCATTTCCGTTTATACCTGTCACAAGTCTGATCTCCCGGTGGAAAGCAGGATATTCCTTCAGAGAGGCTTCGGCTCTCAAGCAACTTGCCAAAGTCAACGTTCCTGTGCTGTTCATCCACGGTGAGGCTGATACGTTTGTACCAACGGAAATGGTGTACAGGTTGTATGAAGCTTGCCCAACCAAAAAGGAATTGCTGACCGTCCCCCGTGCGGGTCATGGCACAGCGTTTCAAGTCGATCGCACCGGATACGAGGCGGCACTGGAATCCTTTATGAAAAAGAATCTGTCACCTGCTTTTAATTGA
- a CDS encoding GDSL-type esterase/lipase family protein, whose translation MVYRYVAIGDSLTVGTGALLGTGFVPLYRRMAEMNVRTFVSMENMGVNGLTSGEMLQMISSHPRVRQSLREADIITISIGGNDLIRTFKASNGILNASKMTQVLGETRSNVSQIMRHIRQLKGNHEYMVRSIGLYNPYPQATEAAYWVRQYNLFLNGAGSGNYACAQVYDRFEGRERELLFWDRVHPNARGYRVIAEQLNRTGYYPFS comes from the coding sequence ATGGTATATCGATATGTGGCTATAGGAGATTCATTAACAGTAGGTACAGGAGCGTTGCTGGGCACCGGCTTTGTTCCTTTATATCGGCGAATGGCAGAAATGAATGTTCGTACGTTTGTATCCATGGAAAATATGGGCGTAAATGGACTGACGTCGGGGGAAATGTTGCAGATGATCTCTTCGCATCCCCGAGTGCGGCAATCGCTCCGTGAAGCGGATATCATTACCATATCCATTGGCGGGAATGATCTGATTCGTACGTTCAAAGCAAGTAATGGCATTCTAAATGCTAGCAAAATGACACAGGTGCTCGGAGAAACCCGCAGTAATGTATCCCAGATCATGCGGCACATTCGGCAGTTAAAGGGTAACCATGAGTATATGGTCCGATCCATCGGATTGTACAACCCGTACCCACAAGCGACGGAAGCTGCGTACTGGGTGCGCCAATATAATTTGTTTCTGAATGGAGCGGGATCAGGCAACTATGCGTGTGCTCAGGTGTATGACAGGTTTGAAGGTCGTGAGCGTGAACTGTTGTTCTGGGACAGAGTGCATCCCAATGCAAGAGGGTATCGTGTCATTGCGGAGCAGCTTAATCGGACGGGATATTATCCGTTCTCTTGA
- a CDS encoding MarR family transcriptional regulator, whose amino-acid sequence MSTPDAKSLVNRYLDASFMVNKRFDTRIREQVGQTITTDQFCALRLIEEKPFCTPSDLAELLCIGKSSITALVNKLVDRDLVHRAGDERDRRVVYLTLTDTGRQVYRETEQEIQQILEPYLVHFTPEEVRIFIESFEKLAALLTHEGGQENK is encoded by the coding sequence ATGAGTACACCGGATGCAAAAAGTTTGGTGAACCGCTATTTGGATGCTTCCTTTATGGTCAATAAGCGGTTTGATACGCGGATACGTGAACAAGTGGGGCAGACCATAACGACCGATCAGTTCTGCGCACTTCGTCTGATTGAAGAAAAACCTTTCTGCACGCCCTCTGATCTGGCAGAGCTTCTGTGTATAGGTAAGAGCAGCATTACCGCTTTGGTCAACAAGCTGGTGGATCGCGATCTGGTCCATCGTGCCGGAGATGAACGTGACCGCCGCGTTGTATATCTGACACTGACGGATACCGGACGACAGGTATACAGGGAAACAGAACAGGAAATACAGCAGATTCTGGAGCCGTATCTGGTTCATTTTACACCGGAAGAGGTTCGAATTTTCATTGAATCTTTTGAGAAGCTTGCAGCTTTGCTAACGCATGAAGGAGGACAGGAGAACAAATGA
- a CDS encoding MMPL family transporter: MRAILKARWWLIGLWVVVAAVLMFTAPNMSELIREKGQFSVPEGYSSTQAAAILNEAAAQKGEQQGSQIALVFYNPDGLGTTGKQEAEKAVKQLEADKEKLGILSILEPFSQPELSEKMISADGKTILTSLSIDQGDRTVKEMREDLNEALKSVNVEHYITGKGLIDEDTIESSQEGLKKSEYITVVFILLILFLVFRSFVAPFVPLLTVGISYIVSQQIVAFLVDGLDFPISTFTQIFMVAVMFGIGTDYCILLISRFKEELAHHENTWDAIIATYRTAGKTVLFSALAVLVGFIAIGFAQFMLYRSAVAVAVGIAVMMLALVTIVPFFMAVLGKKLFWPSKGSLEHAESKIYGAAGRFSLKRPWAALLIVAAVCVPLLATYDGKLSFNSLDEIGEKYDSVKAFNIISDSFGPGESLPGQIVIQNDEEMDNAKYMAVAEKISREVEKVAGVSGVRSMTRPTGDEIKDFEVTQQVGTLSDGLGEGKTGLDKISDGLSEASSQLSKNEPQLKEAADGAGELTKGTSQLQSGITQLSEGLGQIEKGIRDGSAGAGDLKAGLQQAKTSADQLAQANNQLLEAYRQAGAGVAALGDGTRELEQQLNGVSTALTSLSESFTALEERYPELQQDADYQRIKGTIGETGSGTAQLAQGLGQIKTKLGEAAAGINQANEGFASAAAGQKALADGLGQIVTGIGQLQSGLKQAADGQGKVISEIPSIQDGLGQLQGGQEKIQQGFSDLSGQLTQLTDGLNQSVDGIKQVSGGLDSAQDYLTQLQNSPDSDLAGWYVPDEALNSKDFTQVFDTYLSEDRKTMTIDVIFAENPYGTEAIDRVPDIEAAVHRAVQGSTLEKADIAIGGVTSTFADLQEISNNDYTRTVMLMLAGTFIILVVLLRSVIMPLYLIVSLLLAYFTSMALTEVIFVNILGFAGISWVTPFFGFVMLIALGVDYSIFLMDRFNENKGMKVQDAMLYAMKNMGTVILSAAVILSGTFAAMYPSGVLSMMQIATVVLSGLILYSLLFLPFFVPVMVKMFGRANWWPFPNKEQSDSVDSDRTIGM; encoded by the coding sequence ATGAGAGCGATACTAAAAGCAAGATGGTGGTTAATAGGGCTATGGGTTGTTGTAGCTGCCGTGTTGATGTTTACTGCCCCTAACATGAGTGAACTGATTCGGGAAAAGGGACAGTTTTCGGTTCCGGAAGGGTACTCTTCCACCCAGGCCGCAGCGATTTTGAATGAAGCTGCAGCACAAAAGGGAGAGCAGCAAGGCAGCCAGATTGCTCTTGTATTTTATAATCCCGATGGGCTGGGCACCACGGGGAAACAAGAGGCAGAGAAGGCCGTTAAGCAATTGGAGGCCGACAAGGAGAAGCTCGGTATTCTGTCCATTCTGGAACCTTTCTCTCAGCCTGAACTGTCCGAGAAGATGATCTCAGCTGATGGCAAAACGATTCTAACATCGCTATCCATTGATCAGGGAGATCGTACGGTCAAGGAAATGCGGGAAGACCTGAATGAAGCATTGAAGTCCGTCAATGTGGAGCACTACATAACCGGTAAAGGTCTGATTGATGAAGACACCATTGAAAGTTCACAAGAGGGGCTTAAGAAATCGGAATATATTACCGTTGTCTTTATTTTACTCATTCTGTTCCTGGTCTTCCGTTCGTTTGTAGCTCCGTTTGTCCCGCTGCTGACGGTGGGGATCAGTTACATTGTATCGCAACAGATTGTTGCATTCCTGGTGGATGGGCTCGACTTCCCGATATCCACATTTACACAGATCTTTATGGTCGCCGTCATGTTTGGGATTGGTACGGATTACTGCATCCTGCTGATTAGTCGGTTCAAGGAAGAACTGGCTCATCATGAGAATACGTGGGATGCCATCATTGCGACCTATCGTACTGCCGGTAAAACGGTACTCTTCTCAGCACTAGCTGTGCTGGTTGGATTCATTGCGATTGGCTTTGCCCAGTTTATGTTGTACCGCTCTGCGGTTGCCGTAGCTGTAGGTATTGCTGTGATGATGCTTGCCTTGGTGACCATCGTGCCATTCTTCATGGCGGTGCTGGGCAAGAAGTTATTCTGGCCGTCGAAGGGTTCACTTGAACATGCCGAGAGCAAGATCTATGGTGCGGCTGGTCGCTTTTCACTTAAACGTCCATGGGCTGCGCTGCTCATCGTTGCGGCTGTCTGTGTGCCTCTTCTGGCAACCTACGATGGCAAACTGTCGTTCAACAGTCTCGATGAGATTGGCGAGAAATATGATTCCGTAAAAGCTTTTAACATTATCTCTGACAGCTTTGGTCCGGGTGAATCGCTGCCGGGTCAGATCGTCATCCAGAACGATGAAGAGATGGATAATGCAAAGTATATGGCCGTTGCGGAGAAAATTAGCCGGGAAGTAGAGAAAGTAGCCGGAGTCTCTGGTGTCCGTAGTATGACACGACCTACGGGTGATGAGATTAAAGATTTTGAAGTTACACAGCAAGTGGGAACATTATCGGATGGACTGGGTGAAGGCAAGACGGGTCTGGACAAAATCAGTGATGGCCTGAGTGAAGCCAGCAGTCAGCTAAGTAAAAATGAACCACAGTTAAAAGAAGCTGCTGATGGAGCAGGTGAACTTACCAAAGGAACCTCCCAGTTGCAATCGGGTATCACGCAACTCAGTGAGGGACTAGGGCAGATTGAAAAAGGTATTCGTGATGGTTCCGCAGGTGCGGGTGATCTGAAAGCCGGACTTCAGCAAGCCAAAACGAGTGCAGATCAGCTTGCGCAGGCGAACAATCAGTTGCTTGAAGCCTATCGTCAGGCGGGAGCAGGGGTCGCTGCACTGGGGGATGGAACCCGCGAACTGGAACAACAGTTGAACGGGGTTTCAACAGCTCTAACCAGTCTGTCCGAATCCTTCACAGCACTTGAAGAGCGTTATCCTGAATTGCAGCAAGATGCTGATTACCAGCGTATCAAAGGTACGATTGGTGAAACAGGTTCTGGCACAGCGCAGCTTGCTCAAGGTTTGGGTCAGATTAAGACCAAACTTGGGGAAGCCGCTGCTGGAATTAATCAGGCCAATGAAGGGTTTGCCTCCGCAGCAGCCGGACAAAAGGCGCTTGCCGATGGTCTGGGCCAGATTGTAACGGGAATTGGTCAGTTGCAATCTGGTCTCAAACAGGCTGCGGATGGTCAGGGCAAAGTGATTAGTGAAATTCCTTCCATCCAAGATGGACTTGGCCAGCTTCAGGGTGGTCAGGAGAAAATTCAGCAAGGCTTCTCGGATCTGAGTGGTCAGCTGACACAACTGACAGATGGACTGAACCAGAGTGTCGATGGTATTAAACAGGTATCCGGGGGACTGGATTCAGCGCAGGACTACCTGACGCAATTGCAAAATTCACCAGATTCCGATCTGGCAGGCTGGTACGTTCCTGATGAAGCACTGAACAGCAAAGACTTCACACAGGTATTTGATACGTATCTGTCTGAAGATCGGAAAACGATGACGATTGATGTTATTTTCGCCGAAAATCCATACGGAACAGAAGCCATTGATCGTGTTCCTGACATTGAGGCGGCAGTACATCGCGCAGTACAAGGCAGTACGCTTGAAAAAGCAGACATCGCCATAGGTGGCGTTACGAGTACGTTTGCAGATCTGCAGGAGATCTCGAATAACGACTATACACGTACTGTAATGCTGATGCTGGCAGGCACATTTATTATTCTGGTTGTGCTGCTCCGCTCAGTCATTATGCCGCTGTATCTGATCGTTTCCTTATTACTGGCTTATTTCACATCGATGGCGTTAACCGAAGTGATCTTTGTTAATATCCTCGGATTCGCAGGTATCAGCTGGGTTACTCCGTTTTTCGGATTTGTTATGCTGATTGCACTCGGTGTGGATTATAGCATCTTCCTGATGGACCGTTTCAATGAGAACAAAGGCATGAAAGTACAGGATGCCATGTTGTACGCGATGAAGAACATGGGAACCGTTATTCTATCTGCCGCGGTCATTCTGAGCGGTACATTTGCTGCCATGTATCCATCCGGTGTTCTCTCGATGATGCAGATTGCCACAGTCGTCCTTAGCGGATTGATCTTGTACTCTCTGCTGTTCCTGCCATTCTTCGTCCCAGTGATGGTGAAGATGTTTGGCCGGGCCAACTGGTGGCCGTTCCCGAACAAGGAACAATCAGATTCCGTTGATTCGGATCGGACCATAGGCATGTAA
- a CDS encoding GNAT family N-acetyltransferase, with amino-acid sequence MLINLKSRIQEPEVQELLSYSVFPDPDHLNRALQQYVEKDELQMGGYEDEGQLIGLIGYEKTGTSEVTIHHISVLPENRFKNYGRGMISQLLAKYNPDRLIAETELEAVEFYRNTGFVVYSLGELYPGVERFRCVLEKEEDTDEE; translated from the coding sequence GTGTTAATTAATCTGAAATCACGCATACAGGAGCCGGAAGTACAGGAACTATTGTCCTACTCGGTCTTTCCTGATCCGGATCACTTGAACCGTGCGTTGCAACAATATGTAGAGAAAGACGAATTGCAAATGGGCGGTTACGAAGATGAGGGACAATTGATCGGTCTGATTGGATATGAGAAGACAGGAACAAGTGAGGTTACCATTCATCATATCTCGGTTTTGCCTGAAAACCGCTTTAAAAATTATGGACGTGGTATGATCTCACAACTGTTGGCAAAATACAATCCAGATAGACTGATTGCTGAGACCGAGCTGGAAGCCGTCGAGTTTTATCGGAATACGGGGTTCGTGGTATATAGTCTGGGTGAATTATACCCAGGTGTGGAGCGATTCCGTTGTGTGCTTGAAAAAGAGGAAGATACAGACGAAGAGTAG
- a CDS encoding class I SAM-dependent methyltransferase has product MGNEQFEAARKAEAGYHSNFYQNNELFASGTWMSRPMPMVMDMLERLLAHKEELRVLDLGCGVGRHTIPIAQRLAKTNSEVIGVDLLDEAVDGLRKYAKEYQVDHIVQAVKADVEHYAVEPNYFDYIAACSCLEHVSNKQAFMEAIDRLQAGTRTGGIHCITMSTNVEEKEINTGKEIKPLIELNLSTVEAIALLEDAYKGWNILLQEHVTQTIEEEKYDEPTQFRCELLRFAVQKQ; this is encoded by the coding sequence ATGGGAAACGAACAATTTGAGGCTGCGCGAAAAGCAGAGGCAGGTTATCATTCCAATTTCTATCAGAATAATGAGTTATTCGCCTCCGGTACCTGGATGTCGAGGCCCATGCCTATGGTGATGGATATGCTGGAACGTCTACTTGCTCACAAGGAGGAATTGCGTGTCCTCGATCTGGGATGTGGAGTGGGAAGGCATACGATACCGATTGCACAGCGCCTTGCAAAAACGAACAGTGAAGTCATCGGTGTGGATTTGCTGGATGAGGCAGTAGACGGACTTCGCAAGTATGCGAAAGAATATCAGGTTGATCATATCGTGCAGGCAGTGAAAGCAGATGTTGAACATTATGCTGTGGAGCCAAACTATTTTGATTATATCGCTGCTTGTTCTTGTCTGGAACATGTCTCCAATAAGCAAGCCTTTATGGAAGCGATAGACCGATTACAGGCCGGAACTCGAACAGGGGGTATTCATTGTATTACGATGAGCACCAATGTGGAGGAAAAAGAAATCAATACAGGCAAGGAGATTAAACCATTAATTGAACTGAACTTGTCGACAGTTGAAGCGATCGCTTTGCTGGAGGATGCCTACAAAGGATGGAATATTCTGCTTCAGGAACATGTTACACAGACGATTGAAGAGGAAAAGTATGATGAACCGACACAATTTCGTTGTGAACTGCTTCGTTTCGCTGTGCAAAAGCAATAA
- a CDS encoding cobalamin-dependent protein (Presence of a B(12) (cobalamin)-binding domain implies dependence on cobalamin itself, in one of its several forms, or in some unusual lineages, dependence on a cobalamin-like analog.) — MSHQEAGERLLQESANLADKITEKQYLRQPDLLERFGENGKMRAKQDSEYSLNYLAESALVQSPGLFTHYIAWLKVLLEGYKVSPEDLIINLNLIKETLEEEFDHPSKALLLEYLEMGIYRTTHMESQAGYINESMPYGDAARSYLQCLLENKRKEAFEIIEAQLEAGVTIRDIYRYIFQPTQYEIGRLWQCHRISVGQEHFCTAATQSFMSRLYSRWLIHTGQDKKLVATCVGSEQHEIGLRMLTDVFEMEGWDTHYLGANVPNGSVIEAIERHQGDVVAISVTMTYHLHLAKELIHLIRHHPATAHVKIMVGGYPFNIDQELWKTIGADGYAPGADEAVAVAEQLLAQPAACNHLDMVRD; from the coding sequence ATGAGTCATCAAGAAGCAGGAGAACGATTGCTCCAAGAATCTGCAAACTTAGCTGATAAAATAACGGAGAAACAGTATCTCAGACAACCTGATTTACTTGAGCGATTTGGCGAGAATGGAAAAATGCGAGCCAAACAGGATTCGGAGTATAGCTTGAACTACTTGGCAGAAAGTGCGCTCGTACAGAGTCCAGGTCTGTTTACTCATTATATTGCCTGGCTGAAAGTTCTACTTGAGGGTTATAAGGTATCACCAGAAGACCTTATTATTAATCTCAATCTGATCAAAGAGACATTGGAAGAAGAATTTGACCATCCGTCAAAGGCACTTCTGCTCGAGTATCTGGAGATGGGAATATATAGAACAACTCACATGGAGTCACAGGCGGGTTACATCAATGAATCCATGCCATATGGAGATGCCGCGCGATCGTACTTACAGTGTTTGCTGGAGAATAAACGGAAAGAAGCCTTTGAGATCATTGAAGCCCAGTTAGAAGCTGGGGTGACGATTCGAGATATTTATCGATATATCTTTCAGCCCACCCAATATGAAATTGGACGATTGTGGCAATGCCATCGTATCAGTGTCGGGCAAGAACACTTTTGTACGGCAGCGACCCAGTCATTTATGTCACGTCTTTATTCCCGCTGGTTGATTCATACGGGGCAGGATAAAAAACTAGTGGCTACCTGTGTAGGCAGTGAACAACATGAGATCGGGCTGCGTATGCTCACAGATGTGTTCGAGATGGAAGGTTGGGATACGCACTATCTGGGAGCCAATGTTCCCAATGGAAGTGTAATAGAGGCTATAGAGCGGCATCAGGGCGATGTTGTTGCGATTTCAGTTACGATGACGTATCACCTTCATTTGGCCAAAGAGTTGATTCATCTGATTCGTCATCATCCGGCAACGGCACATGTGAAGATTATGGTTGGGGGATATCCCTTCAATATTGATCAGGAGTTGTGGAAAACGATAGGAGCTGACGGTTATGCTCCAGGAGCCGATGAAGCGGTAGCGGTTGCAGAACAATTACTGGCTCAGCCAGCTGCATGTAATCATCTTGATATGGTTAGGGATTAG